The following DNA comes from Streptomyces globosus.
CTCCCTCGACCGCCGCCTGCTCCAGAAGTACGGCAAGGCCACCCCCGAGGCGCTCGTCGAGTCCGCGCTGTGGGAGGCCTCCCTCTTCGAGGAGCACGGCTTCCGCGACATCAAGATCTCGGTCAAGCACAACGACCCGGTCGTCATGGTCAACGCCTACCGCCAGCTGGCCGCCCAGTGCGACTACCCGCTGCACCTCGGCGTCACCGAGGCCGGCCCCGCCTTCCAGGGCACCATCAAGTCGGCCGTCGCCTTCGGCGCCCTCCTCTCCGAGGGCATCGGCGACACCATCCGCGTCTCCCTCTCCGCCCCGCCGGTCGAGGAGGTCAAGGTCGGCCGCCAGATCCTGGAGTCGCTGAACCTCAAGCCGCGCCGCCTGGAGATCGTCTCCTGCCCCTCCTGCGGCCGCGCCCAGGTGGACGTCTACAAGCTGGCCGAGGAGGTCACCGCCGGCCTCACCGGCATGGAGGTCCCGCTGCGCGTCGCCGTCATGGGCTGCGTCGTCAACGGCCCCGGCGAGGCCCGCGAGGCCGACCTCGGCGTCGCCTCCGGCAACGGCAAGGGCCAGATCTTCGTCAAGGGCGAGGTCATCAAGACGGTCCCCGAATCCAAGATCGTGGAGACCCTCATCGAAGAGGCCATGAAGATCGCCGAGCAGATGGAGAAGGACGGCGTCGCCTCCGGCGAGCCCACCGTCGCCATCGGCGCCTGACCCCCGGCCACACCCCCGGCATCCAGCCCCGGCATCCGGCCCCCGGCCCCGTCCCCGCAGCTCGCGGACGGGGCCGGCGGCGTTCCGGCACCCGGCCGGACCAGGCGGCTCCGACCCGCGGCGGGTACAGTTCGGAGATCAGCAGCCCTGCATGTGAGGCCCCAGTGTTGACGCAGACCACCACCCGGGTCCTTGGGCCCGGCGACCTCGACGCCGCCCTCGCCGTCCTCGGACGCGAGCCGGTCGAGAACGCCTTCGTCACCTCCCGCGTCCAGGTCGCCGGCCTCGACCCCTGGCGCCTCGGCGGCGAGATGTGGGGCTACTACGCCGACGGCGAGCTCCGCTCCCTCTGCTACGCCGGCGCCAACCTCGTCCCCGTCTGCGCCCCGCCCGACGCCGTCCGCGCCTTCGCCGACCGCGCCCGCCGCACCGGCCGCCGCTGCTCCTCCATCGTCGGCCCCGCCGAAGCCACGTCCCTGCTGTGGCGGCTCCTGGAACCCAGCTGGGGGCCCGCCCGCGAGGTCCGCGCCCACCAGCCGCTCATGGTGACCGAGCAGCCCTCCGCCGACGTCCGCCCCGACCCGCTCGTCCGCCGCATCCGCAAGGACGAGATGGACCTGATCATGCCCGCCTGCGTGGCCATGTTCACCGAAGAGGTCGGCGTCTCCCCGCTCGCCGGCGACGGCGGCCTCCTCTACCAGGCCCGCGTCGCCGAGCTCGTCGGATCCGGCCGCTCCTTCGCCCGCGTCGAGGACGGCAAGGTCGTCTTCAAGGCCGAGATCGGCGCCGCCACCCCCGCCGCCTGCCAGATCCAGGGCGTCTGGGTCGCCCCCGAGTTCCGCGGCCGCGGCCACTCCGAGACCGGCATGGCCGCCGTGGTCGAGTACGCGCTCCGCGACGTCGCCCCCGTGGTCAGCCTGTACGTCAACGACTACAACACCGCGGCACGCGCCGCCTACCGCCGCGTCGGCTTCCGCGAGGTCGGCGCGTTCATGAGCGTCCTGTTCTAGAGCCTGCCGGCGGAGTGCTGCCAGAGAGTGGAGCACCGCCCGGTGTCATCGGAGCGGTCCGCTCGACGAAGGCTCCCCCTCCACCAGCCCCTCGCGGTGGAGCGTTCGCGCCGCTCCGCGCACGGGGGCCGGGCGGACCTTCAGAAAGCCGAGCCGGCAACGAGGACCAGCAACTCCACACCCAGCAGCAAGGAGCCCCGGCGATACCACCAGCTGCAGAAGTCGAGGTGCGTCGCGTTGTAGGTGTCGGCTGCTTCCGTCATGAACTCTGCTGCTGCCGCCTTCACGGCGGTGTCCGACAGGTGGGCGGGGAAGTCGTCCAGCAGCGCTACCGCGGGCGGCCCGTGTTGCCAGCTCGGCGGTGTCGGCTGCAGTACGCACACTGCGCAGATCCCCACGAGCAGGAAGATCAGCATCAGGGCCACGAGATACCCCAGATCCAATCCGGGGCCCCCGCCCTTGGTGCCGAAGAGGCCGGCATCGGTCGCGAAGGTCACCACCAGGGACGCCACGGTCAGCAGCGCGGCGGCCCGGGTGCGGATGCCCTCCAGCCGGGCCCGTTGTTCCGTCAGCCGGTTCACCGACGACGCATAGGCAAGGTCCACGAGTTCGGCACGCTGGTGGACGTTCTCCTGGGGAACAAGATCCACGGTGACAGGCTCCATGTAGCGCTCAGGAGGCAGCCACAGGCGACCGGCAGCAGGAATCCTCATGGGGGGATCCTTCCGGATCCGGCGAAAGCGGAACGTTTCGATGCAGGAGACTCGCCGTGCGCGGTCTACCGGGCCCTGATGCCGGCCACCTCCATGATCTTGATTGTGAAGAAGCGGAGGCGCGCCACCCGCCTTCCCCCTCCCATCCCCAAGGCTGCTTACCTGCCAGGCCCTCTGCCGTGGGCGCCGGAAGGGCGCCGCCGCACCGGACGGCCGGAACTGCCCGCCCGCCCCGCCCGGGCGTACCGGCCCGCCGCGACCGCCGAGTAAGGTCACCGCATGCTGCCTACCCCGCGGGCGACGGCCCCGCCCGGCCCGCCGGCCTGACCATCGGCCCCCTCGACCTCGCCGCCCGCGTGGACGAGGCCCTGCGCGTGCAGGCGGTGGCCTTCGGCCTCAGCGAGGAGGAGGTCGGCATCCGCCGGTACATCGTCCAGCGCCACATGACCTGCCCCGGCGCCCGCGCCCTCGGCGCCTACACCGACGACGGGGCGCTCGCCGCCTTCGTGTACGGCATGCCGAACGACCGCACCTACTGGTGGTCCTCCATCGTCGAGCCCTACCTGCGCGCCGAGGGACAGGACGGCTGGCTCGACGGCTCCTTCGTCATCACCGAGCTGCACGTCCACCCCGGCTTCCAGGGCCGCGGCGTCGGCCGCGCCCTCATCACCCGCATCACCGACAGCGCCGCCGAGCCCCGCTCGATCCTCTCCGCCATCGACGCCGAGAGCCCCGCCCGCCGGCTCTACCGCTCCCTCGGCTACACCGACCTCGCCCGCCAGGTCCACTTCCCGAGCGCGAGCCTCCCGTACGCCGTCATGGGCGCCCCGCTGCCGCTGCCGCGGCCCTGAAATCCCTTCGGCCGCCCCGCCGCCGTTCGATAGCCTCGCGGCATGGCAACGCAACACGTGCAGCGCATGTCCCGGCTGATGGCGCGGACCCTCCGCGAGGATCCGGCCGACGCCGAGACCCTCAGCCACCGCCTCCTCGTCCGCGCCGGATACGTCCGCCGCAGCTCCGCGGGCGTGTGGACGTGGCTGCCACTCGGCAAGCGGGTCCTGGAGAACGTCTCGCGCATCGTCCGCGAGGAGATGGACGCCATCGGCGGCCAGGAAGTGCTGCTGCCCGCGCTGCTGCCGAGGGAGCCGTACGAGACCAGTGGGCGCTGGTCGGAGTACGGCGACCTGCTCTTCCGGCTCAAGGACCGCAAGGGCGCCGACTACCTCCTCGGGCCCACCCACGAGGAGATCTTCACCCTGCTGGTGAAGGACCAGTGCACGTCCTACAAGGACCTGCCGGTCATCCTCTACCAGATCCAGACGAAGTACCGCGACGAGGCCCGCCCGCGCTCCGGCGTGCTGCGCGGGCGCGAGTTCCAGATGAAGGACTCGTACTCGTTCGACGTCAGCGACGAGGGCCTCGCCGAGTCGTACGCCCTGCACCGGGCCGCCTACCGGCGCATCTTCACCCGGCTGGGGCTCGACCACCGGATCGTCTCGGCGGTGTCCGGGGCGATGGGCGGCTCCGCGTCCGAGGAGTTCCTCGCGCCCGCGGCCGCCGGCGAGGACACGTTCGCCGACTGCCCTGGCTGCGGGTACGCGGCGAACACGGAGGCGGTGACGTTCCCCCTGGCCGGGGAGGGCGCGGCCGCGGCGGGGGAGCACCCGCCGCTGGAGGAGATCCCCACCCCCGGCACCCCCACCATCGAGACGCTCGCCGCGCACCTCGGCGTCCCCGCGTCCGCGACGCTGAAGAACCTCCTGGTCAAGGTCGACGGCGAGATCACCGCGGTCGGCGTGCCCGGTGACCGGGAAGTCGACCTCGGCAAGCTGGCCGAGCACCTCGCGCCCGCCGAGGTCGAACTCGTCACCGCCGAGGACTTCGCCGACCGCCCCGACCTGGTGCGCGGGTACGTCGGTCCGCAGGGCCTCGGCAAGGTCCGCTACCTCGCCGATCCGCGGGTCGCGCCCGGCACGGCCTGGGTGACCGGCGCGAACAAGCCGGACACGCACGCCCGGAACGTGGTCTGCGGCCGCGACTTCCAGGTGGACCGCTACCTCGACGTCGCCGTCGTGGAGCCCGGCGACCCCTGCCCGCAGTGCGGGGCCGGACTGCGGCTCGACCGCGCGATCGAGGTCGGCCACATCTTCCAGCTCGGCCGCAAGTACGCCGACGCCTTCGGGCTCGACGTGCTGGGCCGCGAGGGCAAGCCGGTGCGGGTCACCATGGGCAGCTACGGCATCGGCGTCTCGCGCGCCGTCGCCGCCCTCGCCGAGCAGACCGCCGATGAGCGGGGCCTGTCCTGGCCGGCGGAGGTCGCCCCGGCCGACGTCCACGTCGTCGCGGCGGGCAAGGCGGTGCAGCTCGCGCTCGCCGAACAGGCCGCGGAGGCGCTGGCCGCGGCCGGGCGGCGCGTCCTGCTGGACGACCGGGCCGGGCTCTCGCCCGGGGTGAAGCTGACCGACGCGGAGCTGATCGGCGTGCCGTGGATTCTGGTCGCGGGCCGCCGGGCAGGGGAGTCCGTGGTCGAACTCCAGCACCGGGCCTCGGGCACCCGCGAGGAACTCCCCCTCCCGGAGGCCCTGGCCCGCCTGACGTCCTGACGCCGTCCCCCGGCGGGCCCGCGGGGGCCACAGGCTCCCGCGGGGCTCCGCCCCACGGCGCCTCGAACGCCGGCGGGGCTGGAGTGTGCCGCGCTGCGCGGCTTCATGGAGGTGCAGCCCGGTGGCTCAAGAGCCGGCTTGCGGCCATCGGAACGAGATCGGCCGCCCTCGACGTCGAGGAGAAGTGCCGCCCTCCGGCGAACCGGACCCCTGCGGAGTCACGGTACTGCGCGACCGATGCGGTGGGGGATTCGGCCGCCGTCACGTGCAGGGGTCAGTCTGCGGGGGGCGGGTGCGAGCCGTTCACCTGTGGGGGCGGTCCTGGTTGTGGATCGGCCGCGGCTTCGGGGCGGGGCTGGGTGCTGCTCTCGCCGGCCGGGGGCTGCGGCTGCGCCGGTGCTTCGAGCGCCCGCTCGGCGTGCTTCGGTGTTTCGGCGGGTTCGACCGCGCGCGGCGGGTGTGTCGGCGGCCCGAGCGGTGGGGCGGCTTCGACTGCCGGGGATGCGGATCGCGGCTCGGGCTCCGGGCGCGCACCCGCCGCCGGTGCGGGATCGGGCTGGGGGTCCGGGGTGGCGCGTTCCAGGAAGCGGAGGAGTTCGACCGGGAACGGGAGGACCAGGGTGGAGTTCTTCTCCGCCGCCACGGCCACCACCGTTTGGAGGAGGCGGAGTTGGAGGGCCGCCGGCTGGTCCGACATGACTGCGGCCGCCTCGGCGAGTTTGCGGGAGGCCTGGAGTTCCGCGTCCGCGTTGATGACGCGTGCGCGGCGTTCGCGGTCGGCTTCGGCCTGGCGGGCCATGGAGCGCTTCATCGTCTCCGGGAGGGAGACGTCCTTGATCTCCACGCGGTCGATCTGGACGCCCCAGCCCACCGCCGGGCTGTCGATCATCAGCTCCAGGCCCTCGTTCAGCTTCTCCCGGTTGGAGAGGAGGTCGTCGAGGTCGGACTTGCCGATGATGGAGCGCAGCGAGGTCTGGGCCATCTGGGAGACGGCGAAGCGGTAGTCCTCGACCTCGATGATCGCGCTCGCCGGGTCGACGACCTTGAAGTAGACGACGGCGTCGACGCGGACCGTGACGTTGTCCCTGGTGATGCCCTCCTGCGCCGGCACGGGCATCGTCACGATCTGCATGTTGACCTTGTGGAGCCGGTCCACAGCCGGGATGATCATGGTGAATCCGGGCTGTCGTATGCCCTCCCTCAGGCGGCCGAAGCGGAGTACGACGCCGCGTTCGTACTGCCTGACGATGCGGGCGGCAGAGGCGGTGGCGACCGCGAGGCATACGCCCGCCGCGATCGCCGCGGTCAGCAGTTCCTGGAACATGGCGGCCTCCCTGCAGGCTGCCCGTGATACATCGGTACACCCTTATGTACCGGTATGCCCCTAAAGCCAGGCCGCGAACTCCAGCAGCAGCTCCGCATCGCGCCGCCGTCCCGCGGCCAGGGCGCGGGTGCCCGACTCGACCGCCCGGAAGAGCGTCCAGCCGCGCAGCCGGTCCCGGTCCACCTCCAGGCTGTCGGCCAGCTTGTTCACCCTGCGCCGGGCGCCCGCGGCCCCCGCCGACGAGGCCACCTGGTCCTCCAGCCGGTCCCGGACCAGCCGGGCCAGGTCGTACGCGCGCTCGCCGACCACCGGTTCCGGGCCCACGGCCAGCCACGGCGCGCGGTCGCCGGCCAGCACCTTGCCCTGCCGGAAGTTGCCGTGCAGCAGCAGCTGCTCTCCGCCCGGCCCCTGCCCCGGCCCCGTCGTCAGCTCCTCGTGCACCGCGAGCGCGGCCTCCGCCAGCGCCCCGGCCCCCGCCGAGGCGCCGGCTCCGGCCGCCCCGGCCTGCACCGCCGCGCGCAGCGCCCCGGCCTGCCGGGCCGTCCGTTCGGCGACCGTCTCGAAGGGGTGCCCCTCCGGCGGCTTCACCCACAGCCGCCGCAGCGTCCCGGAGGCCTCCAGCAGCGCCTTCGCCTCGGGCAGGGACCGCAGGGAGACCTCCGGGTGCAGCCGCTCCAGCAGCAGCGCCCCGTCCTCGGCGTGGTGGCGGGTGTCGAGGACCCGTACGGCGCCGAAGCCGCCCCAGTGGGCGAGCGCGGCCAGCTCCCGGTCGGGCCGCGCCTGCGGGGGAGCGAGCTTCAGCACGGCCGGCGTGCCGTCCTCGTACTGCACCAGCACCACCAGGCTGCTGCGCCCGCCGGGGGCCTGGACCCGCTGGGCCCGTACCGCACGCCGGTCCAGTGCCGCCTCGGCCAGCCGGGGCAGCCGCTCCAGCCAGTCGGCCGTGCTTCCGTCCCCGTCCGGCGTCTCGCCGAGCGCCCGTACGAGCCGCTGCGGCGGTTCGAAAGCCATGCGTGCGTGTTCCCCTTCAGCTGTTCCCGGCGGGCTGTGCGCGTTCCGCGAGCCCAGGGAAGGCTACGCCGCCGCCGCGCCAGCGCGCCGCGCGGACCGCCGCAGCGCTCAGCGCGTCGGCCGCCTCGCGGCGCAGCGGGCCGTCCGCCGCCCGCACCAGGTCGGCGTACGCGCCGGCCACGCGGTCCTCGATCTCCGCGGCCAGCCGCTCGGCGTCGCCGGCGCCGCGCACCTCGTACGGGAGCGCGTACGCCGGGTCGGAGGGCCGGGGGGAGCCGCCCAGGTCGCGTACGGCGCGCGCCAGCGCGTCACGGCGTGCGAGGTGGGTGCCGTGCGCCTCGCGCGCCTCGGCTGCCCGCTCGCCTGCGCGCGCGCCGACGACCCCGTACCCGTACACGGCGGCGTGCTCGGCGGCGAGCGCTGCCTGGGCGGCGTCGAGGGCGCGCCCGGCGGGGGAGGGGGCGGAGGGCGAGGGCTTCACGAGGCGGCTCCCGGGGCGGGGGTCAGCAGGTGGACGTGGACGGCGCCGCAGGCGGCGACCGAGGCCAGCATGCGGGCCAGCTCGCCGGGGGCTCCGGCCAGGGCGGCCGTGCGGGCCTCCGCGAGGGACTGCTCGGCGTCCGCAAGCGCCGCCAGTGCCCTGTCCGGCTCCGGCGGGACCTGCACCCCGCCGGCCGGCGGCGTCCCGCCCGGCGACGGCGCACCCGACGGCGCGGCGGAGCCGGACGCGGTCCCCGCCGCCTCCCCCGGAGCCCCGCCGGCCCCGTCTGCCCCGGTCGGCCAGGCCAGCGCCCCCGCGTGCGCGGCGACGGCGGAGCGCAGCGGGGCGAGGCGGCCGGCCAGCGCGGGGTGGGCGGCTGCAGTGGCGTCGTAACGTTCCAGCAGCCGTTCGCTGTCCCGGACAGCCGATGCGCGCATCCGCCGTTCGAGTGCAACACCGCTCGGCGGCGCCGGCGGGCGGGAGCCGCCGGAGCAGCCGCTGGCCAGTACCGCGCCGGCCGTGGCGGCCGCGCCGGCGAGCAGGCTCCTGCGCGAGGGTCCGGTGGGAGGGGTCCAGGGCACGGCGACGTCCTCGGGGGGTGGGGAAGGGCAGGGTGTGATCACGGTACCCGGGGGCTTGTCCACAGGGCGGACGGCAACACCCTCCGCGACCGGATACCCTTTGGTCTGACACGCGACGTAACCCACAACAGCACACGCGGCCGAGGAGTCACCCGGATGAGCACCACCCAGAGCGACAGGCTGCGCGGATTGCTGGAGCCGCTCGTCGCCGCCAGGGGCCTTGATCTCGAGGACATCGAGCTGTCGAAGGCCGGCAAGCGCCGGATGCTGCGCATCATCGTGGATTCCGACGAGGGCGTGGAACTGGACGCGTGTGCCGAGCTGAGCCGCGAGGTCTCCGACAGGCTGGACGAGACCGACGCGATGGGCGAGGGCGAGTACGTCCTGGAGGTGAGCTCGCCGGGCGCCGACCGCCCGCTGACCGAGCACCGCCACTACGTCCGGGCGATCGGCCGCCTGGTGAAGTTCCAGCTGTCCGATGGCGGGGAACTGATCGCCCGCATTCTCGGCGTCGACGACGAGGGCATGGACCTCGAGGTCCCCGGTGTGAAGGGCCGCAAGGCCACCGCGCGCCGCATCGCGTTCGCCGACGTCGCCAGGGCGCGTGTCGAGATCGAGTTCAACCGCAAGGACAAGAAGGAAGAGGAGGCGTAGCCGTGGACATCGACATGAGTGCCCTGCGGGGTCTGGTCCGGGAGAAGGAGATCTCCTTCGACCTGCTCGTCGAGGCGATCGAGTCGGCCCTCCTCATCGCGTACCACCGCACCGAGGGCAGCTTCCGCCGGGCGCGCGTGGAGCTGGACCGCACCAACGGGCACGTTGTCGTGTGGGCGATGGAGGACCCGCGGGACCTGGAGGAGGGGCAGGAGCCCAAGGAGTTCGACGACACGCCGTCGGACTTCGGGCGGATCGCCGCGACGACCGCCAAGCAGGTGATCCTCCAGCGTCTGCGCGACGCCGAGGACGACCTGACGTTCGGCGAGTTCGCCGGCCGCGAGGGCGACGTCATGACGGGTGTCGTCCAGCAGGGCAAGGACCCCAAGAACGTCCTCGTCGACATCGGCAAGCTGGAGGCCATCCTGCCGGTGCAGGAGCAGGTCCCCGGCGAGG
Coding sequences within:
- the ispG gene encoding flavodoxin-dependent (E)-4-hydroxy-3-methylbut-2-enyl-diphosphate synthase — translated: MTAISLGMPSVPTKLADRRVSRKIQVGTVAVGGDAPISVQSMTTTRTSDIGATLQQIAELTASGCEIVRVACPTQDDADALAVIAKKSQIPVIADIHFQPKYVFAAIDAGCAAVRVNPGNIKQFDDKVKEIAKAAGDAGTPIRIGVNAGSLDRRLLQKYGKATPEALVESALWEASLFEEHGFRDIKISVKHNDPVVMVNAYRQLAAQCDYPLHLGVTEAGPAFQGTIKSAVAFGALLSEGIGDTIRVSLSAPPVEEVKVGRQILESLNLKPRRLEIVSCPSCGRAQVDVYKLAEEVTAGLTGMEVPLRVAVMGCVVNGPGEAREADLGVASGNGKGQIFVKGEVIKTVPESKIVETLIEEAMKIAEQMEKDGVASGEPTVAIGA
- a CDS encoding GNAT family N-acetyltransferase; translated protein: MLTQTTTRVLGPGDLDAALAVLGREPVENAFVTSRVQVAGLDPWRLGGEMWGYYADGELRSLCYAGANLVPVCAPPDAVRAFADRARRTGRRCSSIVGPAEATSLLWRLLEPSWGPAREVRAHQPLMVTEQPSADVRPDPLVRRIRKDEMDLIMPACVAMFTEEVGVSPLAGDGGLLYQARVAELVGSGRSFARVEDGKVVFKAEIGAATPAACQIQGVWVAPEFRGRGHSETGMAAVVEYALRDVAPVVSLYVNDYNTAARAAYRRVGFREVGAFMSVLF
- a CDS encoding GNAT family N-acetyltransferase, which gives rise to MTIGPLDLAARVDEALRVQAVAFGLSEEEVGIRRYIVQRHMTCPGARALGAYTDDGALAAFVYGMPNDRTYWWSSIVEPYLRAEGQDGWLDGSFVITELHVHPGFQGRGVGRALITRITDSAAEPRSILSAIDAESPARRLYRSLGYTDLARQVHFPSASLPYAVMGAPLPLPRP
- a CDS encoding proline--tRNA ligase, with product MATQHVQRMSRLMARTLREDPADAETLSHRLLVRAGYVRRSSAGVWTWLPLGKRVLENVSRIVREEMDAIGGQEVLLPALLPREPYETSGRWSEYGDLLFRLKDRKGADYLLGPTHEEIFTLLVKDQCTSYKDLPVILYQIQTKYRDEARPRSGVLRGREFQMKDSYSFDVSDEGLAESYALHRAAYRRIFTRLGLDHRIVSAVSGAMGGSASEEFLAPAAAGEDTFADCPGCGYAANTEAVTFPLAGEGAAAAGEHPPLEEIPTPGTPTIETLAAHLGVPASATLKNLLVKVDGEITAVGVPGDREVDLGKLAEHLAPAEVELVTAEDFADRPDLVRGYVGPQGLGKVRYLADPRVAPGTAWVTGANKPDTHARNVVCGRDFQVDRYLDVAVVEPGDPCPQCGAGLRLDRAIEVGHIFQLGRKYADAFGLDVLGREGKPVRVTMGSYGIGVSRAVAALAEQTADERGLSWPAEVAPADVHVVAAGKAVQLALAEQAAEALAAAGRRVLLDDRAGLSPGVKLTDAELIGVPWILVAGRRAGESVVELQHRASGTREELPLPEALARLTS
- a CDS encoding slipin family protein codes for the protein MFQELLTAAIAAGVCLAVATASAARIVRQYERGVVLRFGRLREGIRQPGFTMIIPAVDRLHKVNMQIVTMPVPAQEGITRDNVTVRVDAVVYFKVVDPASAIIEVEDYRFAVSQMAQTSLRSIIGKSDLDDLLSNREKLNEGLELMIDSPAVGWGVQIDRVEIKDVSLPETMKRSMARQAEADRERRARVINADAELQASRKLAEAAAVMSDQPAALQLRLLQTVVAVAAEKNSTLVLPFPVELLRFLERATPDPQPDPAPAAGARPEPEPRSASPAVEAAPPLGPPTHPPRAVEPAETPKHAERALEAPAQPQPPAGESSTQPRPEAAADPQPGPPPQVNGSHPPPAD
- a CDS encoding aminoglycoside phosphotransferase family protein, with protein sequence MAFEPPQRLVRALGETPDGDGSTADWLERLPRLAEAALDRRAVRAQRVQAPGGRSSLVVLVQYEDGTPAVLKLAPPQARPDRELAALAHWGGFGAVRVLDTRHHAEDGALLLERLHPEVSLRSLPEAKALLEASGTLRRLWVKPPEGHPFETVAERTARQAGALRAAVQAGAAGAGASAGAGALAEAALAVHEELTTGPGQGPGGEQLLLHGNFRQGKVLAGDRAPWLAVGPEPVVGERAYDLARLVRDRLEDQVASSAGAAGARRRVNKLADSLEVDRDRLRGWTLFRAVESGTRALAAGRRRDAELLLEFAAWL
- a CDS encoding DUF4439 domain-containing protein, with amino-acid sequence MKPSPSAPSPAGRALDAAQAALAAEHAAVYGYGVVGARAGERAAEAREAHGTHLARRDALARAVRDLGGSPRPSDPAYALPYEVRGAGDAERLAAEIEDRVAGAYADLVRAADGPLRREAADALSAAAVRAARWRGGGVAFPGLAERAQPAGNS
- the rimP gene encoding ribosome maturation factor RimP: MSTTQSDRLRGLLEPLVAARGLDLEDIELSKAGKRRMLRIIVDSDEGVELDACAELSREVSDRLDETDAMGEGEYVLEVSSPGADRPLTEHRHYVRAIGRLVKFQLSDGGELIARILGVDDEGMDLEVPGVKGRKATARRIAFADVARARVEIEFNRKDKKEEEA